The following proteins come from a genomic window of Triticum aestivum cultivar Chinese Spring chromosome 6A, IWGSC CS RefSeq v2.1, whole genome shotgun sequence:
- the LOC123129111 gene encoding uncharacterized protein encodes MVRPLEVRFVPLSGFAPGGDPPQGPRAKKVSKAAPVFEVPGLWTPDVPLENAYRDCINMTVVYLDLHLPRKMKPKLSLRETFYMIYGGNTIKELAELVCGRLNLEVGHPMKFTIDGTLLPEDCVLSSVYNKYIWDGSILTLCCCVDNVKKIFNVDLSVKVPVIPPVHVIEDEVPLPTLRICSVRDARRASMMSKVGTYSLKDGAPAVLVHGTYGEGGSLVFY; translated from the exons ATGGTTCGTCCCTTGGAAGTGCGGTTCGTTCCCTTGTCCGGCTTTGCACCTGGAGGGGATCCACCACAAGGTCCTAGAGCAAAGAAAGTATCCAAGGCTGCACCTGTGTTTGAAGTCCCTGGGTTATGGACACCCGATGTACCTCTAGAGAATGCCTATCGTGACTGTATTAACATGACTGTC GTATACCTTGATTTGCACTTGCCAAGGAAAATGAAGCCTAAGCTTTCTCTGAGAGAGACCTT CTATATGATATATGGTGGCAATACAATCAAAGAACTTGCGGAGCTTGTATGCGGTCGTCTGAATCTTGAGGTGGGGCATCCAatgaagttcaccattgatggGACTCTTCTGCCGGAAG ATTGTGTACTCTCGTCAGTTTACAACAAGTATATTTGGGACGGGAGCATTCTGACACTCTGCTGCTGTGTTG ATAATGTGAAGAAAATCTTCAACGTGGACCTGTCAGTGAAAGTTCCTGTGATACCACCAG TGCATGTGattgaagatgaagtcccattacccaCTCTGAGGATCTGCTCTGTCCGGGACGCAAGGAGGGCGTCTATGATGAGCAAGGTTGGAACCTACTCGCTGAAGGATGGTGCTCCAGCTGTGCTGGTGCACGGCACCTATGGGGAGGGCGGGTCACTAGTTTTCTATTAG